Part of the Antechinus flavipes isolate AdamAnt ecotype Samford, QLD, Australia chromosome 2, AdamAnt_v2, whole genome shotgun sequence genome is shown below.
TCGACAAGCAGATGAGGAATGTGCTCATCGTGGAAGCCCCAtcccaaaaaaggtgaaaaagaaaatacatacatacacacacatatattcatagatTGTTTATATCTCTATTCTGGTGGCCAGGAAGAAATCAGTTAGGCCTAAATGGGAGGTACTAGGCTTCCCAGAAAATCTGGATCTTCTCCTTTTGCTCCACCCTTTTCCCAGTAATAATGTAGTCATACCTTCAGAGATATGACTTCTACCCAGCTCATCACAAACACCATCTAGTTTCTGaagttttagtttcttttaaaaacaaaacaaataaataactctAGTATTAGTAGATGACTCAGAGTATGATACTGGGCAAAGGAAATCTCAGCTGACTCAGACTTTAGATCCAACATTCCCTTCTGACAAGCCATTTTCTCTGCAGAGGAAAGGACGGCCTCCAGGACACATCCTTTCAAATGACAGATCAACTTCAGGCATGGTGTAAGTAGTCACTGGGGTCTGGGGCTTTCAGAAATGAGATTAGTGAACAAGAAGGAGCTTACTGTATAAATGAAGGAGAGGGAAACTGTTGTATTCTTAAAAGAGCAGTGGATTTATTTGTGTTTAGGTTCCACCTTTgtcatatactagctgtgtgaccttgggcagatcATTTTATCTGAACTTCAGCTTCCTCTGTTTTCTCTGCCTCACAACATAACTTTGGTGATCGATTCAGATTGTGAATATGAGCCACCTTGCAAATCATCAATAGTAATCACAGTCTGAAGCAAATGAGGGAGATGAGGTGAAGGTTTTTACACAGTTGAATTGGATTCGAGGGGCAGTACTGGTGAGAATCCCAAATGTTTTAATTAACTGGGGAGGAGAGATAATCAAGAAGATTAATATTCACCTTTGACTTTGTGTGATAACATTatttcaaataacaaaaaaaatttatgcagTATACAAAAACCACTAAACACAGAATTAACCTTTGATTCCCCCAGTTCCTgaaaagtcatgaaaaacataattaaaaaagagagagagagagagagagattattagTAATGGTACAAATTATGTTACACTTgaataattttctatttgataaaagaaaggaaaaataaatacttaactTGAAAAGATTAATAGCAACATTGTCAATTATGTTCGGTGTAAATTTTGTACTGGGAttatacctcattttacagaaggggaaactgatcGTATACAGCAGTTTAGCCAAGGCAACATGGCTAGATAAGTAATATTGTAACCAGTGGCAGCTAGTCTAACTGCTCTGAGCAAAAATGAAGTCTTGACCACTATCTTGCAACCTCTCTGAACAGTCACTTCTGTCTATTCTCTATCAGGTGGAAACCAAAATCCTGTGAACCGATTCGGAGGGAGGGTCCTAAGGTATAGTATTTGACTATGACAGTGATGGTTGGCTCCCAACGATTCTGAAGAGTTACTTTCTGTCTGCTATACATTAGGAAAAGGAAGGGATCTTGTCTTCCTCTGCGGGTATCCCAATTTCTGAGGTGAATCAACAGTTCGTGTTTttattacaaattgctttcttcaAAAGAAATTTGAGGTATAGGGAGCAGGGGTATTGGTGTAATCATTTTGTAAGTTAGATAGTAAAATCATGAAAGGAGAAGTCAGTTGACtttctgtgatttattttaattctcattGATATTCTTTACTTCTGAAGAGGAATGTTATCTCTTACCTTCATCTATAAACTAGGAGTCTTTACATCTAGCTATAAGCTGCCTGCTATTGTTCATCTTTTGTCCACTGAaactaaattccttgaggacaagaaaccaaaatatttatgaatcCTTATTCACAGAGCTGGGCACAtggtaaatgatcaaaatataccTGTTGGTTAAGTGGTTGAAAATTTGCCTTCAAATCCCAGCACTTATCTAACCTAAGGAAGATGAGTTAATTGGACTCTATCTATACTTTTTAGTATTAAAAAGAACACTTGATCCACCTTATCTCACATTGTTTTAGAAGCAGTTTTCCTCTTGCCTCTTGAAAGTAGCTTTCAGCTAGAAATATCAAGTATTCACCCCTTCTTTGATTCAAGAAGCCCAAGACTTAATGAAAAGATCACTAGATGTGGATTCCAATTTTCAACTTGgccacttcatagctgtgtgactgacCAAATCGTTTCCTggttctgagcttcagtttcctcatccacaaaatgtgGACAGTGATAACTCTTTATACCTTCCTGCTTCACAAACATGTGATAAAAGCAGAGAGTGTTGCAATTAATTAGAGGTCAAGGTGGCATTTGTCCTGCCCAGCCTGCTTACCTTCTACTTTTCTGCTCTTTACACAGTGGGACCCAGCTCGGCTGAATGAATCCACCACCTTTGTGCTGGGCTCTAGGGCCAACAAGTAAGAAGTTGGACCTTGACACTCTGGGGGGGAGGTGAAGGGGGAGAGTGCGGCACAAGGGTCCCACAACCGTCACCCTGCTGGGAAAACCCTGACTCAGTCCTCTATTGATTATTGTTTCAGGGCCCTTGGCATGGGAGGTACCAGAGGGAGGATCTATATCAAGCACCCACATCTTTTTAAGGTAAGTGGCATAACTGCTCCAGAACATTCCCTTCTGGAGTAGCAGGGAACAGTTGTCAGGAAAGGTAGCCTAAGGAGCTGCCCATGGAGtgactatcctgtgctggctgtGCAGGGGAGAGAAAACTGAGCGGGAAATAGAGGCATCCAGCTTCTAGGCCTCAGCATGGGGTCTTGGGCAAGCTGGTTCATACTTTGGGCCTCTGTTAACCTTATTTGTGAAATTCAGCATTGGACCTCCAAGGTCCTAGCTCTGATGTGCTAGGATTTCTATGAAAATGTGAAGAATCAGAGCCAACTTTTTCAGTCCACCACATGCCACAGCGGGACACATAGTGCATGCACTTCTCCACTGCGTTCCTGCCTAGTCTCCCTTCATTAAAAGCTCATTCTCAGCCAGACtcattgttattatcttttctcctcttttcctcctttccttccctccatcctcccaATCCTATCTACAACCTAAAAACCTAGAATTCAGGTGAGAATCTGGTGCCATCAGAAATGTGGGACAAAGGAAGAACTTAATTGTTTAGAAAATCTTTGTTATTTTGCTTTACTCtaattgggttttgttttgttgtgagTGGGATTATAAAAGGCTGAGGGGATCctagggaaagaatgaaaaagatcaAGAGCTACAGGGTTGGCACTAGCATCACCTCATAGGAGATACACTCACCAGTACATGGTAAGTTCATGTTCCCATAGAAATCTAGCAAGAATGGATGAAAAGGCAGCCTAGCCTgatgatgtaaaaagaaaaatgtggaattaAGAGATGAGTTTAGATCCTACTTCCCACCTTAGCTATGTAGCTTTTTTATATTTgagcatcagtttccttatcactAAAAATAGATTAATCATACCTACTCCGGCCATGTCATAGAGTTGTAAGCTTTTTATGAAACTTCATACtatagaaataagaatttttaaaagctaagcaTATTCCCCTTTttaaccctctcccccaaactatttttcctctaaatttatttcaaagtttcCTGTTTGGCCAAATGACTTTAGAAGAACACTTTACAAAGATAACAGTAAGGATTTGTTTGGACTTGGCATTGCTTAAGCATGGCAATCCAACCCACCTAGCCCTGAACACACCCTCAAAGAGACACAGCCCATGACTTCACCCTACCCCAATAGCCTGGTCTTGAGACCACCTGTGCTTTAAAAAGTTAGGAGGGCTGAGGGAAGGATGTAGCCTTGCCCCTGGGAGATTCTCTGCTTAAGAGGAGTTGATGGGAACTACTGATGTAAAAGACCCAAGGATTGCCTGTGGCTACCTGAGACCAGAACAAGGCTATCTTTCTCCATGAGATCTGCCAGAGAGAAAATAGCTTGGGGACATGGATCAGGAAAAGGTCAGACCAGGCTGAACTCTCTATCCTGTCGTTCCTTTCCTTACAGTATGCCGCTGACCCACAGGACAAGCACTGGCTAGCAGAACAGCATCACATGAGAGCCACTGGTGGCAAAATGGTGAGTATCCTCTCCATAGGTTGCTGAGAAAGGGTCCCTTGGGATCAGGGGTCAGGCTTTGTGGTGTTGAAAGAAAAGCTCATTTGTCAGGTATGGTATGGAGGATGTTAGGGAAGGGCTTCTGACCCTGACAAAGAAACACACATATCTTCAGCTTCCATACTGTAAATCTGCAGGTCATCAATCTATAACTAAAATTATCTCATCCCCTCCTTTTACGTTTACTAAAGCACAAAATAATCAGAAGtgggattggaactcagatcttttgtCTCTAGAGTTAGTGCTCTTTTAACTGTTGCATAAATGGTTTAATTCCACTCTTAAATTGTGGTTCTTTGTTGCTGGAAAGctttggacaggtcacttaacttcctggaacctcagtttcttcgACTATAAAATATACTTCCTATTTCATAAGATTGTTAGAAGGAAAGCtcgttaaaaattttaaaatactaaagaCCTACTTCATACTGTTTCATAAGTGTGTTAGGAAGAAAGCTCTTTGAAAACCTcaaaatactaaagaaatgaGAGCAGGAACACCTGCTATTTTCTTGATATTGTGTTCAAGACAGGGACAGAAAATGAAAGTACCTTTGCCATTGaggaatttaaattcttttgagGAAAACATCCTTATATAAGagaatagcaataaaaataatgatagtgccaggcactgtgctgagtgttttactaatataatctcatttggtcttcacaacaacccttctgagatgctattattatctccattttacaattaagaaaatcaAGTCAGAAGGTAAATGAGCTGTCCAAGATCattcagctaataaatatctgaggctagatttgaactcaggtctttctgactatagATTCATTATCCTATTTCCCACACCTAACTGCCCTTAATACAGAAAATGCAGTTTGTATACCCGAAGTATCAGAAGAGAATTCACATAGGAATAGTAGCACATGACATTCATGTTGAAGGGTGCTAGGAATTCTAAGGGACTCATAGGAGGGGGAATGTTTTAGCCATTGGTACCTAGCTACCTTTGTAAAGACATAGAACTGGAGATAAAGAGTGTTATGTGGAGCATAACAAGCAAGTCAATTTGGCTGAAGTTTCAAGTGTGTCAGCACAAACCCAGAAAGAGTAAAATCAGACCGTAAAAGGGTCTGAATGCTGGATGGAGGGGTTTGTGTTTGATCCTAGGGATAAGGTGGAATCACCAGTGCTTGTTCATCAAAAATCTGTGTTTTGGCAAGATCACTATGGCAACTGTGTAGCAGCTTTTAGAGAGAAGAGACTGGCAGCAAGGAGACCCGTAAGAAAGCAGTAATTTTAGGTGAGAGACAATGGAGATCCAAAATAGGGTAATAGAGATAAGAGAATGAGTGTGtaagacttggaaggaaaatTAAGATCAGTAACTGGATATGGAAGTCTGAAGAAAAGTGAACTATCAAGGGTGATTCTAAAGTTGTGAGCCCAGGAGATTAGAAGAATGACAGCACTCTTTTGGAAAattgaaaagtaagaaagaagCGGTTTGGGAGGGGGAAAATATTGAGTTTTCTTTTACAGCTGTTGAATTTAAAATGCTTATAACCAGGGCAAATAGTCACGACTAGAATTCAAGAAAGATACTGGGGCTGGATATTTCCATCTCGGAGTCATCTGCATCACAATAATATTGGAAACCAGAGAAGCTGTTAAGATCACCTCTAGAGAGCAGGAAGCATAGAGAGACTAAGAAAAGGCCTagcttgtgatggagaaagccgtctgcacccagagagaggactacggggactgaatgtggatcacaacatagtattttcacctttgttgttgtttgcttgcttgttttttctttctcaatttttttcctttttgatttgatttttcttttgtagcatgatttatgtggagatatgtatagaataatCACACATGTTAAACCTCtgttggattacttactgtcttaggggaaggagagagaaaaatatggaggtttggcaaagatgaatgttgaaaactatttttgcgtgtgttttgaaaaataaaaagctattatagagaaaaaaaaaaggtcaaggacTGAGTGTTGAGCTACACATATTGTTAAGGGGTGAGATATGGGTGATGATCCaataaaggagactgagaagaggTAACTGAGAAGTGTCAAGAAAATTCAGctatgtggtacaatggatagagcaccagtcctaaagtcaggaggacctgagttcgaatctggcctcagacacttaatacttcctagttgtgtgaccctgggcaagtcacttaaccccaattgcctcagcaaaaaaaaaacaaaaaaactcaggAAGGAGGGGAGAGTGGTCAGTGTTACATTTTACAAAGAGATCAAGTTGGATGACTACTGAGGAAAGACCATCAGATTGCTGGTGAAGAGATATTTTGTAagtttggagagagcagtttcagttggtTGATGTCAGAAGCCAAATTGCAAATAGTTAAGAAGTGAATGAGGAGAGGAAATGAAGTTAGCAAGTATAGCTAACTTGATCTGGGAGTTAAGCCGTGAGAGAACggagaaaaataagatatagCTTGAGCGGGTAGCAGAGTCAGGTAAGGACATGTTACAGTTTGGAGAGAAGAATCTAATAAATAGGGAAAGACTTGAAAATTAGAGAAAGGGGGATACCCTAGTTCTCTTAGCTTTTCCTAATTCTTCTAGACTCTTAgggttagaagggaccttagaattcCAGCCCCTGTCTGAAGCACATCCTGAACAAGTAGTAGCTTAAAATCCCTCCAATTGCAGGAAAGTTGCTACCTTTGGGAGAAACATTTCACTTTCAAATAGCTACAGTATGttagaaaatattctttatattgaACCAACATGGACCTCTAATACTCCACATTGATATTATTGTTCCTTCTGGGATCAAGAAGAAtaaatctaattcctcttccatgTAACAGCCCATGTGACTTTTCTGTCCCCCAGTCTACTTGTTTTTGAGACTGGGCACATCACTGGACTAAAATTtctcccaagcctccctctcccaTTCTGGAAGCAGTGAAGGAAGCTCAAGACCCCTGATAGCTTTGACCATTCTCCTTTCTTCTGTATTTATAGGCCTATCTCCTCATTGAAGAGGACATTCGAGACCTAGCTGCTAGTGATGACTACAGGTGAGAAATCCTTAGTCCCAGCCACAGAATCCTCTTGGTGTTGTTCCCAGTGGCAAATCCCCTTTAAACGTGGCCCCTCATCTTTACTATCCTGTTCTTCTGTCCCTTTCCCTCTCACCCCCAACCCTTTCCTCCCCAGGGGCTGCCTGGATCTGAAAATGGAAGAATTAAAGCCCTTTGTCCCTCCTTCCTGGATGGCAGAGAAGATGAGGAAATACATGGAAACACTGAGGACTGAGAATGAACAGCGTCCTAATGAAGTGCCTCCTGAGACATGATGCCTAGCTCCTTGGTTGTCCCTGAAACCTTCAAGTGTCCCTCAGACAGGACTCAAGGCCAGGTGCCCCGTCTTCTGACTTTTGGTACCTGCCTGGGGGAAGCTACACCGCTGCTCCTGAGCCTGTTCTCCAAGAACATCTTTTACACAGGGCCCAACCTGGTTTGCAGCTGGTCACTGTTCAGCGCCCCTAAAGAGTCATACTTGGTTTTGTGTTTTTGTGAATTTATTGGGTTGGAAAGCAGTTGAATGCTTTGTAATAAATACAGATGGTAGAACCTGCTATGGAGACTAGTATGTCTAAATGAGAGCAGCCAAGTGCTCTGGAGAAAAGGTGGGTGTTGAAGGCTTAGGAGGCCCTAAGCTCTCCAGACTGAGACTAGtaacaatagtaataacaacTTACATTTCTATATTGCTttacattcattcaataaatatttcttaagcactCCCTATTTGCAGAACACTGTAAGAGTTagagaagatatatttttaaaatgctcattctttataatctttatCTTACTTCAAGACTTAAAGTATCACCTTATCCATAGAGCCTTCCTTGATCCCCACCCTAAATCCCCCAGTTAATTTGGTGatttttccctcctcaaattatATGCTTTTCTATGTAGCATGATACAATGAAGTGactactagatttggaatcatcAAGAACTAGGACTTAATACTTTACTAAATCATAGATAGGTCTCAGCACTTACCCACACTGTATTGATATCAAAGATCCATCATTATTCATATGCATCTCCCCAGAGAGTGTCTAAAGTCTTTTAAGGCaggggtttggtttttttgctcTTTGTACCCCAGCATATTTCCTCAACCATAATTGTTTAATTCATACACagataaaatcaaattacagCTAATACTTAAAACATACAAAAGTCAAGAGCTGTGTCAGGTTGAATATCCTTTGTGAAGTAGGTAGTAGAAGTAGCatgtatttccattttacagatgaggaagcaggtTTGGAAAGACATAACTTGAAAGTGATAAATGGGACTCACATATCCTGGCTCAGATATTTTATGCTTTTTGCACTGTTCCAAACTGCAATTAAGGAATGGCCTACTTTGTCTCTTCTCACTTCTATGAGAATGCAAGCTCAAGAGGGAGGGCAAATGGTGTGCTTTCTTACCCTTAGCAACCCTTTGTAACCTATATACCCCAGACATTGGACAAACGATTTCTAATTCTTCCAATAGAGGACAGATACAGGACATCCAGATGCCGGAACTTGATGGTCACATAGGTCCATGGAATAATTGTGGGTATCGTGATGGGCTGCCCCACATTCTAACAAGAGGGTGATTCTGTGTTATTAGAAATGGTAAATGAAGATGAGATGTTGCCTTTATAAAGAGCTATGAGCCCCTTTtgcccctcttcttccctccccttttctatctccatcctttttccttcctcacttctatGGCCTAGACAGTGCAGTGATGGAGGCAGCCAAGGAGGCCATGGACATGACTGTGCCAAGAGATGTTCTCCCAAATGGCCACATGGCTAACCGCCACCAGTGAAGACACAAAACTTTTGGGAGATATGAACAATCTAACAtctgaaatatttagaaattaaagATATTGTATTATACATAAGTAGAAACCTAAAGGACTTAAACCAGAAATAGTACTTCAGCCTTACTGAATCAGATCACTTTAATTGAGGAGTAAGCAGCCTACAAATTGgatgcacattaaaaaaaaaaaaaaaattagcaaagtaCAAGAAATTAGAggcaatgaattcttttttttttaattttttaataattttttattgatagaacgcatgccagggtaattttttacagcattatcccttgcattcacttctgttccgatttttcccctccctccctccaccccttcccccagatggcaagagtcctttacatgttgaatgggttgcagtatatcctagatacaatatatgtgtgcagaaccaaacagttttcttgttgcacagggagaattgaattcagaaggtataaataacccgggaagaaaaacataaatgcaagcagtttatattcatttccagtgttctttctctgggtgtagctgcttctgtccatctttgatcaattaaggctctctttatcaaagaggtccacttccatcagaatacatcctcaaacagtatcgttgttgaggtatataatgatctcctggttctgctcatttcactcagcatcagttcatgtaagtctcgccagtcctctctgtattcatcctgctggtcgttccttacagaacaataatattccataacgttcatatatcacaatttactcaaccattctccaattgatagacatcgtttcattttccagcttctagccactacaaacagggctgccacaaacattttggcacatacaggtccctttcctttctttagtatctctttggggtataagcccagtagaaacactgctggatcaaagggtatgcacagcttgataactttttgagcataattccaaatcactctccagaatggctggatgtgttcacaattccaccaacaatgtatcagtgtccctgttttcccacatccccctccaacattccccattatctttccctgtcattctagccaatctgacaggtgtgtagtggtatctcagagttgtcttaatttgcatttctctgattaataatgatttggagcatattttcatatgtctataaatagtttcaatttcttcgtctgagaattgtctgttcatatcctttgaccatttatcaattggagaatggtttgatttcttatagattagggtcaattctctatatattttggaaatgaggcctttatcagaacctttgattgtaaacatgttttcccagtttattgtttcccttctaatcttgtttgcatttgttttgtttgtacaaaaacttttcaatttgatataatcaaaattttctatgttgtggtcaatagtgatctccagttcttctttggtcataaattcctccctcttccacaggtctgagaggtaaactatcctatgctcttccaatttatttatcatctcattctttagaGGCAATGAATTCTTTAGCACAGACTTTACAAGAATATTTCATAAGAGCTGAAATGCATGGGACGGAATTTATCAAACTTCGATGCTTCAGTTCTATAAAAGCATGTGCTACTAATCTAAGGAGAATCCCAGCCCCCAACTTTGGTTGGATGTGTAACTTGGACCACCTCATGATGCTTTGCTAAAACTACCTCCTGTAGCTTCATCTTATGTGTCCTGAACCAAGGCCCAGAAAACAGGATCAACCCTGTCTAGAGCAGACGCAGGTGACAGGCTCTGTTCTTTCTGCCTCCTCCCCCAGGGCTCCATCTTTGTTCTAAATGTGCTCTCACTCCCTTCATAACCTGTTCTTGAACTTGAGTAATAAAGGCTGGTTTGTACCCAAAAAGAAGCTCTGAAAAGGAGTCAGGGAACTAGAAAGACAAGACCTGATCTCATCCTTATTTCTGGAAACCTAGCTCAAAGTAAATTTTCTGTTTACTGAATCAGCTTCAGAGAGTCACCACAGCAGGACATCCAGATTCCATTCTTGGCAgtttattgtgtatgtgtgtgtcattTGACAAGTCACTTGTTCCCATCTATATGAGAATAGTTTGGATGATCTCTTAAGTCCCTTTTAAGTATGATGTTCAATGTTTCTACAGGATGACCCTAAACATACTGAATATAGATAGTAGATGAGAAACAGTTTACTCCTGCCATTAACTGACTATATAACTGAATGAGTTACCTTTCTTCTGGACATCATttagtgttctcatctgtaagatgagttaCTTACCTATCACTAGAATTTTTCAAAAGGAGTTCAAATGACCGAAtgctacactttttttttttttttttggggggggggatggggagCTGCGCAGTGAGCTGATCTATGATCCCTTACCACTACCCTTCGGCAATGGTAAGGGGTCTTTAAAATCtcaatgcatatttatataattcttttttaaaatttgtaaggCACTTTCCTCACAACTCCTGTGAAGTAGTATGATTGacagtttacaaatgagaaaagttcaAAGACATATCACAGATTACATAGTTTGTAAGTAAATAAGGCAAACTAGGAAACCGAGTCTTTTGACTCCAGTTTCAGCAGTCCTCTCCAGCTTAAAATCTAGGAATCACAACTCTGGCAATGAAAGTGTTGGGACTTTTCTAAGTGTTAAGAATGACACTCAGTCTAAAGGGAGAGACCCCTTGCAAACAGCTATGTGCAAATAAACTAAGTACAGAATAAAGTGTAAGTgatcagagagaaggcactaaagAGGGATTTGGAAACGCCTCCGGTAGAAGGCGAGATTTTAGGTGAGACTTAAGCCCAGGGGCCttgatgaggagggagagaatttcacGAATGAcagacaaccaaaaaaaaaaaaaaaaaaaaaatccagagccGAAATGGACCGTCTTGTCCCGCGAACAGAAAGGAGGTCAGTGTCTCCGGATGGAAGAGGTGGGACATGCTACAAGATCCTCCGTTCTGTTGGGAGTTCCAGGCTCTGCCGAGTGAGCATATCTAGAACGGGGAGGGCTGAGCAGGgctttcttcctcccccacccccgcaACCCCACCGGGGGTCCCAGCAGTCTCCAGAATTAGTAACGATTTCGGACAGTGGGCTGGGCCTGCTGAGCACGCAGCCTTAGATGACCATTTAGGTCTTGGAAGAGAGCTTCCAATTTCCTTTATTCCAGCTTCTCGGTAGTAGACTTAGGAGCCCAACCCCAGGAAGTGTCCCGGCAAGACTTGTTTGAATTCACAGCTTTCCCACGTGTACTTTTCAGTAGCCCTTTAAGGATTGCTTTCCCCGAAGGCCACCAATCATCTACAAATTCGTTACTTAATGGACAGTTCTAGCAACCAATCGGCTTCTCAGGAACGAGCCTCTGCTGGCCAGTCCTGTTGTTCTAGTTGGGTGGGTTTACAAGTTTCTAGGTTACGAGGCACGTCGGAGTGATCCATTGGCTGGATCAAACCCAAGCGTGTCCCCGATTGGTTGATACCGCCGGAGAGTTACAATTCAAACGCGGGCGGCGGGCCTGGAGCCCCGCAGTTGCCGCCCGGGagtttctcttcttttatctccGGTCCCCCATGGCTTCGCAGAACCGCGACCCCGCTGCTGCCAGCGCTGCCGCCGCCTCCCGTAAGGGGACCGAGCCTGGGGCGGGCGCGGCTCG
Proteins encoded:
- the DNTTIP1 gene encoding deoxynucleotidyltransferase terminal-interacting protein 1; amino-acid sequence: MGATRDPEQPRGPSGAERGAPEPGDEGSAGQLVVTNPWNIMIKHRQVQRRGRRSQMTTSFTDPAISMDLLRAVLQPSINEEIQTVFNKYMKFFQKAAFNVRDNVGEDVDAEQLIQEACRSCLEQAKLLFSDGEKVIPRLTHELPGMKRGRQADEECAHRGSPIPKKRKGRPPGHILSNDRSTSGMVWKPKSCEPIRREGPKWDPARLNESTTFVLGSRANKALGMGGTRGRIYIKHPHLFKYAADPQDKHWLAEQHHMRATGGKMAYLLIEEDIRDLAASDDYRGCLDLKMEELKPFVPPSWMAEKMRKYMETLRTENEQRPNEVPPET